GCTGTAGACCTGCAAACGTGAGTACCAACATCGGAGGCGTTTGGGGTGGAGCCGCGGTGAAACCagtggctggagagagagagagagagagagagagagagagagagagagagagagagagagagagagagagagagagagagagagagagagagagagagagagagagagactgtattgaGAATAGCCTACCACGATTGGTCCAAGAGATGGGTTTAAACAGGCGAGAAACCCGCGAAAACGGCGAGTGTTGAAGTTGTGTCCTCGACTCCGATGATGGGTCTACTACCATGCCGAAATATCGGACCGACAGCTGGGGACGCGCGGCCAAAACTGCCGTGGTGCGTCGCTTATATCgctttgcaaagaaaataagtATGTTCGGTAATTGTGTACAAAACTACCTCATAATTTTACTATTTCATGTATCTGATTGATTATTGTTAATCAGGTATTGTACCTAGGGTCCCATGCGTTCATGAAAAATTATTTTGCTAACTGGTTGAAGCTCGTAGGCAGAATGACGGCAGATATGCTGCATGTGGGTATCAGTTTCCACTCATTTTTTACCACTTTTTTGACCCTAAGTTCATAATAATacgtaatacattttcaaaacatgtgtcatttgccttcaattagctcaggaaatactctgatgaaaaaaaaatgtgaatgaacatgatagttaatgcccggtacaaaaatgtcaatttcccaacattttccaaaatggagatacaccgttttgcaaataaacccttcatatacacattaaccatattaaaataaactaaagagcagggactgaggttgcaaattagctatctagctataaaccttccatgtattcacatctgcaagttgtgtcatggctctgccatgtcatgtttgtaacaatgtgcactgcattgtccctgccaaataaactacaaataatacaaaaaattaTTTCAAGATCTGACTGagtccagtaagcatctggaaatatgtcaccatgattatcctcttcatgctgatatacgcatgtttttagagggttgtgcattttgagctacttctcagacattggcaatccgacagtttacattgatggctgcacttgcaagacatcagttgtagcactgcctcaggggctggagattgccgcatccactgtatagtgagctggtcattttcatagttggcccagccatggtcaagtgggcttgggatttgtggatgctgctgaagacttgtagcctagccaggggcgtagcaccaaatttggggccctaggaacgacctcttccatgggcccccctacacacaccccaacctacccaaccccccaaccccccaacccccccccccccgcgcgcgcgcgcctacctcctgatatcgtcatccttcttgccttcctcagaatacccctctatgctgtcctctccttcacttaaatcatcctcatcttcaatcatatgacataggcTAATAGACATAATACAAAtgtaaaatgtcttaatctttcacataaccagttatgaaaagtaggctatcatattcatagggatgacttttaatcacttcaggTGTGAGGGGAgacactggtaggcctacatctctcttctcaatgcttttggcctactatttcgtgcactatggacacatgagacattgatatgatgaactgaactttcttcaatgtgcatcgctgaacagaaacacacgcgctagcgcacacattcgttcacttgcgcTGCCCCGCAcccacgtcacgtttgcccgtatcagtgtttgggagagcaagggacagaatcagctgtgatttagcctTGGCACTgacagaagctgacttcgaaatttcgcttaaaacctgctgtaaagcagagtaaagaaCTAAAGTAGGctgtcgctgtttggatttgatgtcgttattctcaaccttttaaagtcagggcaccccgaagttatatttatttctttgaaatcattaggcctatttattaggctactgcatataatttcagaATTTAATTAGCcaggaactatttcacagtagcctaccttgtagtaattttcatgagcactcaatgcagataggctacctgctcagcacggaggtaggctactctgcctgtcttttctatgcaaaccgctttgcgcagatagaatggcgtcagcagcattcataacgcagactggtgccccgtcaaaatcttgtcattattttaccacacttcagctataatgggcgttgtcagatggtcagagatatggccaagtaaccagagctttcctattgagagtgttgagaccgcaaaataaacgCAGAATGAaaattcaagactgacagctgttcgcaccactaccttgacattggcaactgatgaacatgacgtcgttatagcctaggctattcatatcgttacgaggacagaatcaatctgcaaatttgatgaccagggcgggcagcattgcacccggttgagaaactgccTTTCTTCAAGATTAGGATATTAgataaaataggctcaccttctctcaagttcacaccatttgcacctgctacgacagggggcatcttcacgtccgtgacattttctgaaattgagtgggattcattttacaaatagctttgctatcatttggatatttgaaccaacatcgacccatggtcttttgggacacttgaatatatcaaagacaaatatgggttctattacaatgatagccaacaaaatgagatttttttcatttgacttcggctatcacagaaggccacatggaatgggaatgggataggcctaaccagttatcctactgtgtagcctaggctgcaattttgacatttgggctcacctttcttgcaaaaaatcagctgcagttgctttccttcattttgtttcccctgtctctcttgcctttctattcattttgtgaaagactggtgttttagacgtctttcattgctaatgctaatgctgatgcgtttaatgcataatattgaagtaagtgagtgttgattccgcatattgtacaatcaaaagtccgcgagcgggcggactaaaccaatgcgtgataatgggggtgtccgatatagaatatagcctatttgcaggctagtatatccaattcaacagatgtatttccagagaatatggaattacataaattgccaacatgtattgacattattttaaaaatagtgttttaaaaaaacgaaagaagaaaattattttccattggagggcccccggtgggccccccaggtggtctgggccctgagaatgagtcagggttttcccccccctgttccacgccgctgaacctagcgcagccagacccgtacgctaggggcgtctagatttctaggctagaagacttgctctcaagatgccagcctgatagttggcaaacatagcgTGCATGAGGAgacagtcctcacatggtggaagttgtaTTGATTCACACCACTGACTTCTATACTATAGTATAGAAGTCagtgattcacactctccatgctgagtccAGAAAAGCTGATAGCgggttgtatttatgttctacgtatttgtcgaagATTGGTAGAGTTGGCCCCTAAATGCTTCAtcaatacatccatggacagctccaagtcctgtcccagcttatgaaaaactgcctgaaagagctctgatctcatcgtgagTTTTAAAGCTCTGAGCTTTCCACagcctgcactgtccttttgtgtttttatgtttattttttgtatttactttacattatttttctattgtagccctagcctcttcccccttacattagataatgtgtatttcatgttaagatattcCCTATCAAATAACCTGATGGCTTGGTAGTACTCGCACTGGGTACTCCGGCGGGCTGGCTTTAACgttgtaacgcagtccctctgttataaccttattgtcaccaaatggtaatggccaagtctcaatcggttacctaagacttcctgcattgttagcaatgttgttataatgtagttgagcgttttcagccaagagtgaattggcctttgcagtaggaggctatcagaggtggaaagaatactaaaaatgtaattaagtaaaaatagtaaaataccattacttcaaattctactcaaagtagaagtaaaattacctctttaaaaatgtacttgagtaaaagttaaaaaaaatactaaaaaaaaagtaatttgagtaaaagttagttttcagtttgtctttctattgctttccttaaatagcacccttcgtgacctatGTCCCCTCGTGATCTctacacaagtcatcttccaataacctggcgatcATGACAGCAAAATTCTGTGTGCTctggtgtggcaaagttgcaggcctagggtccgctcattgatacaatagcccattactctgaatttaggggtctggatttcattgtgtttgggtctgggaccttccATTTGGGAtgcctaccaaaggaaatagtctggtggatttcatttaattccctgttgtgagattacattcatgaataagttttgttaataaataataagtcttgtatatcttctaaaaaactgttttcaggctgcgttgctactccctcagatctagtccctggtgtgtgctctactattctcagccagtcgcttgcaactctattgGGCCCCTTTTCCGTATATCAAgaatatacacatcaccactaaaagtgttcctcacacatgtgttatgtttaagcatgTATGTACAAGAAAATGTATTGTATAAAGAATTGATGTCTATCTCTGATATTGTCtaaagggtgcctcatacttaagtactacttatttcTAActtacttaagtgtttttgggaaactcagccgaagacgaTATTACAgtataagagttaccagcagggacagccagatgatatttgagcagaaggacacaaatgcaagcagataaagctcattgagtcaactccatctgtcaggcacagacacacagccactgccacaccaacacacatgcacattatgtgttttctctgggttatgtgtggaatgatcaaaatttgagaatagcataacatatgaatctagaaaccaccacttattttcacatagtaaatgtactttcattaccagacactgaagcagtaactgtaagggaatgcaactcttcaattttttgattgttaataatcgtgaaacatgtaatctgttccCTGTTaatggcctgctctctggactcttcatacagtatgtttctttgaaggtggggtgatccctcacccccaaTAATTTCAGtacagagcgggtcagtctgttgatttgggacttctcttttatggttagatttccaaacccCAGTGAATGTATCATAGGCATACACAGAtataggaacggacttggtggtgctaaagcacctgccccttcgcagtattggacgaaaaaagGCCCATTTTGAAAGTTCCctttttattttgtcacaatgtgtcccatattggcatgatcatctacggtagaaattcttgagatcaaaagcatgacaattccccctgatataatatagtttataatacaagggtgaatctaacttatgtctcaagggctgTTTACgacccctgatgtaattttaatcttatgcagtttcacgtggaatttgacatgctttgtaaagaagtcttagaaatttcatttgcaatacaattacgttgTTTTTAGgggacctagtggaggtggggtctgttgtgaaggtgcccaccttcaatataggcctaaactgcagggggaaatcctgatttgtgttcatagtgcagcaaAATTTGAAGTGccccacgaatgaaaacggctcccctctcctgctctaacctagcaaggcaaggcccccaccttgagcacctgcccccaaaaatgtctgtgcatgccactggattgtatagtgtagtacactctcaacaacagcatggtacaaaaagttactttatcctctccaaacacccttagttGATGCAAAAAGTTAAGTCTCTGCTTCATCAAATAGATCTTTCTCTACATATAAAATTCGAGTGTGTCTGTAAATTAattcacatttaagtacattacactttgtttggatacTGAAACATAACTTTTgaggaaacttgtaatacaaaacccacctgtattgtaatgtactgggaaaattgtgtggtgaggcatagaagatttattttttttacccaatctaccagtaatttcttgagaaataaaccctaATTTTTAaacgaaaagtcagtgaaaatgggggcctgaactaaattaagtgggaaatatgtgtaacgtgccctttgaactatccaagaattttgtataacatcttttcatctcacagtcatttttatgttcagtttatcaagatattagcaaattagcctaggcgtttttagtgtaaaatggttcaaataagaaatgcatgataaatatgataaagctactgttctgcaaaggttatcataccaattcataaactggacatatatagcaataataaaataccaacaagactttgcccaccctttcgattgcgatcggtggtctggctcatggactaatgGATCTAAAGGTCTGAACAAATTGTCTGTTTGAGTCAGATGTCTCCATTTATGACATATTGTCTCTTTTGTCAGTTTTGTTGTATAAAAGTGCTAAATGTAACATTTGTAACTTCAGTTTTTAATTTGATCATTTTTCAGTTTTTAAGGTGACCTTTGGTGTTATGACAGTCATCATGTAACACATAAAAtgtatgaataataataaatgaacACATACGTGCTCATCCTCCACCAGGACACTGTAGACCAgagcagatgatgatgatgatgatttgcggCGTGACCCAGAGGATCTTCGAACCTTCCGCTTGGACTCACGAGCCACTAAGGCCTCTGGGGGACGATCAATACTCTCGCACAGCCAGCCTGTTTcattcataaataaatagatagataaataaataacccTCAACAGGGATAATGAGTAACCCTTCAACCAtgcaaaatgtcaacattgtggaTGACTGCCAAAATGCACTCACAGTATTCAACACAGCGTCTTCATCAGGGTACAATATGATAAAATGCACCTCAGATCAGACAGGTTAATCAGGGGGCGAGAACAAGCAGATGACATTGAAAGGCTGTATACCTTTGTTACAAAGTCAAAtaacaatatgataataatccagaattaaaatacaaatacatatgCTACTGCGTGTCTGAATCATGACAATGGCAATCGTATAGGATAGGTGATtaaaacacactttttttttattgcattcAGTGCTGCAATATTTTTAAACACTTATACGTGTGTACAGTATAATCCATGTCTGATGGATATTATCTATAATGTGAGTGGACTGTTTTGGAAAAGGAACTGCACAAAAACACAGATGTATCCGTTCAACCGGTGACTAAAGCAAGGCCAAGACAGAAAAGCTTGGGGATTGATTCACCTTCATGGGACTCAAACAGAGATGGATTCAGCGATGGATTCTCTGCCAAGGCCAATGCAGTATCTTGAGAGGAGGTCTGACAGGAATGGACTGGGCTGCCCACGCTATCCATCCAAATGTCTCTTTTTTCAGCCATTCCCATTGAGAGACGCtctaaaaacacacgcacacacacaaactgagaaaTTAAGTACCCTAGACGAAACAGAACAGGTTTGGACCCAAGTGGCTAGTGGGTAGCTAGTCTTTGTACACTACCTGGCACATTAAGGAAATGGGATTACCATGTGATGTGCAGGGGAGGAGGTGATCTGGCATGCCCCTGCCCAGTAGGCtaatttattcacacacacacacacacacacacacacacacacacacacacacacacacacacacacacacacacacacacacacacacacacacacacacacacacacacacacacacacacacacacacacacacacacttttttcccttCTGAAATGAAGATCAATAGTGTCAAGGACAGTAGCTGTAGCCCAAGTATCCTACCTGCTTTGCGTAAGGCATGCTGAAGGTTTGAATGGGTTTCCTTGAGCTGATGCAGGATCTCCAAACTCTCCTTGTGGACATTACGATACCGCACGGCAACATACAGCACAATCAGGAGTGCCAGAAGGACCATGGTTTTTCGAAGGATGCCAACTAGAAAGCTTATTTGCTCCTAAATAGGAGAGAAAACACCACATTTTGGTCAATAAAATCCTCCAATATCAATGCTGATATATTTACTCTCACCAGATCCTCTTGTACTTCAGCACTGTGAGCTTACTCGAGGATCCGAGTCCATTTCAGATTTTCCAAGCTCCTGAACCCATCAGTATGGCAGTATTTTCAGATTTAAGTTTAAATGCAGTAAAGGGAAAATAACTACAATGGCCACATACATGGACTCACTAGTCGACACTGATTCTGTCATTTAAATTGTATTTTCAGATCTGCAAGCAGTTGAAGTAGCACATCATTAAAAAGTATAAGATCAGTGGTTTCtccaatcaaataaaaaaattgaaaaattgaaaaCCACACCTTTGCAGACTTAAGTATAATTAAGTATTATTACCTTAAGTATAAAGGCAACAGGTTAGGTTAGCTTTTCACTTCCACATGCACAACTGGAAATGcactcaccatttcccaatgtcaagtgtatgagccttggcaGTGTGTCAGCCTTCCTAgtaatgcccagtgattggatattcggcagagttcaccaaagagtatccaatcactgggcgtgactacgaaggctgacacacttcgaagggcgcacactagacattgggaaacgggcggagagtgcagacctctgtttgatagaatatttgacaatgttacagccccccccccacccactctttccgctttgtttttgtggagttagaaactggaatgtcaaaattcggccTATCCCACAATAGTGTAGACTGTAGAACCTTTTAAAAAAGTTCCTGGATCTGCAgcgtgatccggatcactaccaaaatgtaatcacttgttcctttttgtcatttctaataactccaaaaaaaatcatccaaatccattcacgACTTTCAGTTATCCTACTGAtaaacagacaagcaggcagaccaatgcgaccgaaaacataacctccttgacggaggtaaaaaccaatgcgaccgaaaacataacctccttgacggAGGTAATAAACCAGGaccgagagggagagaaggatccACTGGCCAGCCGCAGGGCAGAGGCAGACATATAAAACCCTGCCACATACTTGCTACAGTCAATTCAACAAACAAGCTGATTTAAATTACCACAAGAATTCAGCCAGCTTGGTGAGCTAATTAGTTCAATCACCTGTGTTAGAGCACTGGCAGAATGAATATCTGTCAGGAATTGTACTTGTTAAAACCAGTTTGTTCATCTTTGCTGCAGGGAGTACCAGGGAGACGTCCCTACCATTGCCCCCAACACCCTGTGGTGTTCCAGGACAAAAGGGGTGAAATATCAGCAAAGGGGCTTTTcagctgatgaccctgcagctggcCATCTGGCAATGTAGGTGTGGCAGCGAGCAATGCCAAGCAAGAATACCCACCTGTGCTAACATAGTTTTTAGTTTTAAAGCTCCTGTAGCGTATGGTTTAAATGCACTCACCATCTGTTGGtaacctggactgtcacaatcAAGTACACTTTTACAGATCAGTCTTTCCAAGTATATATTTAGACCAATCAGTCCAAAAAGGGCAAAtctatgaaaaaaaagaaacacaagagTCCCAAGAAGTTGCCATTATACAAGTCATAATTGCAACTACACACTGTGACAAACGAGTTGACCTGATTCAACACTGTCTATAACAGCATCCCACAGATCAACAATGAATCTTTTGGGGGATTTTTGGATGACAAATACTTGGCAAGTGGAGCGAGTGAGTTTCTCGGCACCTGGCTCTGGATATGCGTTGTGCAGATGTGAGGAGGAAGGCCACGATGAACGCCAGAGCGTTGTACAGCGCGGAGCTGAGCGTGTGCGACTCGGACATGATGAAGCTCTGCAGGAACGCCACCCTGTTGAAGATCTCAGCGAAGGCCACCTGCTGCTCGTGCACCGAAGAGCTCATCTCCTCAAAGATGTTCCTCATGCCTGCAAACCACACAAGACCGCAATCACAAGAGAGGCAGGGCTGAGggctgaggcagaggcagggctgcagacagctttggccagggttGGGACAAAGCCAAATATACTTCAGCCATCTGAAAAGGCaatccccatccaatacatacaataagtgcattcgatttctcATCGACGCCTGCAtacgcatgtagacagcaatacactctggatgaaaatgctgcatgacggttagatttcctgtcaaacttcaacatttcggtcatgttgcgtcgacgaggtgacatgtcacatggtgtcgaAATATCGTGGGATGAAtccgactgcagtcagatcttgcaacccctgcagttgcttatccccgtcgatgctcgtctgcagaccgcctcctgAAATCAAAGTCGTCTGAcctaatgtaatgaggacccaactgaGGTcacccctttccctgggcccgagacaaataACCCCTTCGTCCCCCCTCTTAGCCTCCCTAGCAGAGGGCACAGTAAAATCAAGTCACATTTATGTATGCAGCACTTAAAAAAGAACAACACAAGTCGCCAAAGTGCTGTACACGCAGGTGAGTAATCATCATACAACCTCATTACAAAAAGATACAATACAAGAAAATAAAaccatgaaaaatgaatgaagatAATAATAAAGACCAAATCTATCCATGGCAGTGGAAATTATAGTGAGAATTCATGGTTAGAAATCAAGcttttaaaacaaaaacacaccgCCAAAATACAGAAAAGCTTGTGCCACTACTAAAAGTACTTGTTTACTCTGTGGGGAGACGTGCTAAATGACTACAGGAATTTCTCATTATGGACCATTAATATTCCATACACTTCATGTTCGCCAATTCAAACCATGCTCCTACCTTGTGTGGAGTGGAGCAATGTGGTCTTCAGTTCTTCTCCATTGCGCATAATGGCCTCTTGGGACTTAATGGCTGAAGTCTGAGCCTTCATTAGGTCCTCTGCCATGCGCTGTGTGGTCGACAGTTTTTCAACTACTCCTGCTGAGCTTTCAGTAAGCCTACAACAGAGAACATTTGAAGGATTCATTTCAAGGGAAATTTTGAAGTGCAATTGTGAGGGGTTTACAAAAAATAGGATGCATTTCTGTAAATTTAGTACCCTTAAATATCAACCCATCTCATTATGTTTGGGGTTGACTTGTACTTGGTAATAACGCCTAAGTGCATTTTTGACAGAGATGTTGTGAGATTTTGTCAAAAATCAATAGGTTTTGAAACCACTGCTGTTTAAATACACTGTTACGGGAGATGACAGATGAAAGATGACACTGCCTTAAAATTACGAGGGTCACATTTGTTGGAGAATTTGTAATGACTTTGATTCTGCCATATCACAAAATTAGTGTTGcgaaattgttaaaaaaaatggaaGTGCCACTGGTTAAGTTCCACTGTCCATGTGACACAGGACACCACATCAGGGCACACACCAGAAatgtgcatttatgcctcacccatgcaagggggcagtgcaGGGGGATGAAATGCATGCACTgtgcaggaggatgggggacagacCTAGTTATTCACCCCTCCACCCACCTGACAGTTTTGGCAATCAAAACAGCAACCCTTCAGCACAGGTGTATTTTTTGGTGGTGATGGTAGGGACATATCCATACAACTTTTGAGATAAACCAAACTTGTCCCCAAcacttttttaaacaaatgtaaagCAAAATACCTGGACAATTTGCCACATTTATGTgcccaccactttccaaaccaaacctAGACCATTGCCCCTCAGCTTACAAGTCCATCTCACTAACCAAT
This Engraulis encrasicolus isolate BLACKSEA-1 chromosome 10, IST_EnEncr_1.0, whole genome shotgun sequence DNA region includes the following protein-coding sequences:
- the LOC134457022 gene encoding uncharacterized protein LOC134457022, which gives rise to MWLICVFKVAIYGGYFVACTETDESLTEQGRLQLQRVQDFAGQPRYGKCWSKALEQIHTRCREFTDETQSKIALAFTHCHLERSDRPFPECPEGSEVRLCTRDMDAVAFNTYTEFFTHAHSICHFLQNERWQHRAETTIDRLTESSAGVVEKLSTTQRMAEDLMKAQTSAIKSQEAIMRNGEELKTTLLHSTQGMRNIFEEMSSSVHEQQVAFAEIFNRVAFLQSFIMSESHTLSSALYNALAFIVAFLLTSAQRISRARFALFGLIGLNIYLERLICKSVLDCDSPGYQQMEQISFLVGILRKTMVLLALLIVLYVAVRYRNVHKESLEILHQLKETHSNLQHALRKAERLSMGMAEKRDIWMDSVGSPVHSCQTSSQDTALALAENPSLNPSLFESHEGWLCESIDRPPEALVARESKRKVRRSSGSRRKSSSSSSALVYSVLVEDEHPRYGLRSRKSLSASTMNSDHN